TTAATTAACATGGTTTTTACACCTAGTTTTTGTAAAGCATCTGAAAATTCGTTTAAATGAAAAAATTTCCCTTGACTACCATATGCTATGAGTAATTTCAATTTTATATATTTAATTTTTAATCATGTTTAATATTAAATATCCTAAATTTTTTACTAAAACCAATTTTATTCTGCAGTGATGTTGATATAGTCTTATATTGTTATTCATAATATGGATAGACATCCAGGATTTAGAGCTTGGTTTTATTTTAGAAATGGATGGTCCCTATATTTTGCGTTTATTTTTGCTGCCGTAAATACATTAACTGTAACTTATTATTTAGCAATTGAAAGAATCCCTTTACTTCTAGTAATATTTCCAAGCTTTCTACATTATGTTGTAATTGTTACAATAATAGGAATTCCAATACTTGTATTTATTGGATATGCTCACTTTAAAAAAACTGCTGCATTCAGATCAGAGGTTGATATTTCAATGGAAACTAATCCATATCAACGTAGAATGGTAGTAAACACTGAAGCTATTCTAAGATTAAATCTAAAATTGTTAGATGCTATTCTTAAATCACCTGCTCTTGAAAAAAATTTAAAAGAAGATTTAGAAAAAATTAATATCCTTCAAAATGAAATTACTGATCTAATCAAAAATAGAACATTTACAAATGAAAAAGATTTAGAGTTTTTTAGAAATATTGATAAAAAATTATCCTTTTAATTTACATTTATTAATTTTGGTTATAAAATATTCAGAAAATATTTTGTAATAACTTAAAGTAATAATCAATATTTTATCTAATTTGACATATTTTCAACTGTTTAAAAAACTAATTCTGTTGATTATTGGTTATAGATTTTTTTTGAACAAGATCTGAATTATTTTAAAAATTAATAATCGCCAATTTTTCCTCTAAATTTCACATTTTTAATAATAATCGCAAAAATTTTCCTTTCTTATTATTTGTAGGTATTCTTGGATAATACTGAAATTTTTTTAATCTGGATCTTGTTAATTTATTAACAATTCCTTCTAACTTTGTCGCTGGTCTAAAATAATCAGATTTAACTACTTTAAATCCTGATTTTTTAGCTAAATTTGCTAGCGAATTTTTAGAAAAATGAAAAGTATGTGGTACTAAAAATATTGATGAATTAAGCATTGAATCATTTTCACAGTTTGGTACTTCTATGAAAAAAATTCCTTCATTCTTTAAATTTCTACGAATATTTTCAAAGAACTGAACAGGTTTTATTATGTGCTCTAAAACATGAGACATCCAAATAACATCAAATTTTTCATTTATTTGAAAATTCTCTGCAGTGCCTACAATACAATGACTGTTTTTTAATTTTTTATTAATTAATTCAACATTATTTTCATCTGGTTCAATAGATGTAACAGAAAATCCTTCATTATCAAACCAAAATGTAGCTTGACCCTGACCTGCACCGATTTCTAATATATTTTTTTTATTTGTGATATATGGCTTACAATATTTATATTGTGAAATCCAATGTCTTCTCTTGCCTTGTGAATCTATATCTGTATAATTATTTTTAATTGCATTTGTAGCATCCCATAAATTATTCTGTCCCCAATGTTTTTCTAGATAAATCGATTTTGTTTTTTCTTCTATTTCTATTTCTGATTCACCAGTGACATAAAGATTGCATTTTTTACATTGAAATACTGGTAATTTCAAATAAGAATCATTGATAAATTTCGTCATAGAGAGATTTCCACAGGATATACATTTCATACTAAGTATTACTAGTTAACATTTCAATATCAAACTATCGAATTATTTAACTACAAACTAGAATTTTGTGTTAATACAAAACAATAACAACTAGGAAAATATTTAGCAAATAATTTTCTAAAATTTAAAAATTTGAATTTAAATACTGCATACCCAGAATAAAAGAATGGACAATTTTTCTTACAAATAATTTCAAATCCATTATGTCTGAATAATTCTTTCCAATAAAAGTTTGAAAAATAAATAATTTCATGAATGAAACTAGTATTTGCACCTAAAGGATGAAAAAACAATCTTTTGAGATTTTTTTCTGCAGAGTTAACCTCTTTTTCTTTTGAAATATTTTTATTGGTATTTTCCATTTTTATGTCTGAATTAAAAATACTCTGAAATTTCTTTGATTTTATTAAATATTTAGGAATTAAACAGTAATGCCAAAAATTTGTTATTAATGACCACCAGCTTGAAGGAACAATGTGAATTATTACTCCATCTTTTTTCAAAACTCGTTTCATTTCATTAAATGCTTCTTTAATAGAAACAATTTCTTGTAACATATTTGAAGAAAATATGATGTCAAATGAATTTTCTTTAAAATTTAATTTGTTAATATCCCCTTTTTGAACAGGAAAAAATTGTGGAAATAGTGGTTTGATATCAATTGAAGTGACGTTATATCCATTTTTAGAAATTAATTCTGCCTGGAATCCATCTCGACCACCTATTTCTAAAACTTCCAAATTTTTCTTTTTTGGAAACATTTCCAAAGCTGTTGCTAATTCACCATTTCGAATTAATTCCCACCATTTCTTTTCAGTATTTTCTTCCATCTTACATTTCATCTACAAATACCTAATAATTTTTTCAATATAATCATGATAAATCTGATTTATGACCATCTTATAGATTATTATTAAGAAGATTTTAAATTAATATAAAAAATCATCATATACATTGAAAAAAAATTCTCGCTTGTTAATAATTGTGGCTTTATCCATTTCTGTTTTTATTTATGGGGTTTTCGTAGGCACATACAAAATTTTTCCATATGAGCAATTAGATTATGCAAAAACGATTTCATTAAATGAAAAAAACGATTCTGATGAAAAAAATATTATTTATGAAAATGATGTAAATTCATTAATTCATATTAAAACTGTCGATGATATATCTAAATTAAGAAATAATTTAATTGATTTTATTTGGAGCGGAGATGATTTCCCTAATTCAAAATTACCTGATAGCATTCAAACAAATATTTCAAATTCATTATATGATAATTTTACAAATCTAAAAAGAATTGATCAAATTAATGTAATGATGGAATATGACGTAAACTCTATTTCATATCTATTTGTTCCTGAATCTAGTAATAATAAACTGATTATTTATCATCAAGGTCATGCAGGTGATTTTTATAAAGGAAAAGATACCATTCAATTTTTCTTAGAAAAAAATTATGCTGTATTAGCTTTTTCAATGCCACTTTTAGGAATGAATAATCAACCAATTCTTGAAATTCCTAATATTGGTACAATAAAATTAACATCTCATGAACATTTACGATTTCTTGAATCATCACAATTTTCCCCAATCAAATTTTTTGTGGAACCAATAGCAGTATCATTAAATTATTTAGATGAAAATTATGATTTTTCCTCTTATGATATGATTGGAATCTCAGGTGGCGGATGGACTACCACATTGTATCCTGCAATTGATGACAGAATTTCACAAAGTTATTCAATTGCTGGTTCTGTTCCAATTTATCTTCGTTCTATACCTCAAAATTATGGAGACTATGAACAATGGCTTCCAGAACTTTACAAAAATGCAAATTATCTTGATTTGTATATAATGAATTCATATGGTGACGATAGAAAATTTGTTCAAATTTTTAATAAATATGATTCATGTTGCTTTTCAGGTGAATTATACAAATCATATGAAAATGAAATTAAAGAATCATTGTCTCAATTAAAAAAAGGTCAATTTGATATTTATCTTGATAACACTCATAAAAAGCACATAATTTCTAAATTTTCATTAGAAAAAATACTTGATTCAATTTCAAATAACACAAGGAGTAAATCTTGATTAAATTAATTGAAGAAAACCATATTTTTAAAAATTATTTTGGATATGTTTATTAATTAAACTTTTGACGCTAAAATATTACTTGAAACCCAATATTCTATTTATCGTAATTGACTCATTTTCAGCCAAAAAATGTTTTGGTAAAAATAAAACATCAATAACACCAAATATAGATAATTTGATCAAACAAGGAACTTATTTTTCCCAAACAATTTCTGCTTCTTCTTCAACCGTTTTATCATTTGGTAGTATCTTCACTGGTTTATATCCATTTGAGAGTGTTATTCGAGAAAATAATTATTTTAAAATTGATCCTAAAAAAATAACCTATATTGAAAATTTAATTGATTTTGGTTATAATGCTTATGCAACTTTACCAAAAATATTCACATTTGTTGGATTGGAAAAAATCTTTCAAAGAGAAATTGAAACTTATGATTCTTTTGAAAATTTATACAATGGTGTTGGTGAACAAATACTTGATAGTCTAAACTCAAAAAATCTACAAGAACCATGGTTATACTATTTACATTTAATGGATTTACATGGAACTGAAACATCATTTCTAAGTGATCCACCTGAAGAGTTTTCTGATAAAAAATTTGGAATTAACAGATATGATAGAATGGTTTCTGCCATGGATGTGTGGCTGGGAAAAATTTTGGAAAAAATTGATTTAGAAAAAACATTAATTATTTTAACTGCCGATCATGGTGCTGATTCAGCTTCTTGGACACCAGAAATGGAGAAATTTGCTCAATACAATATAGAAAACCGAAAAGTAGAATCTGGAACCCTACATAAAATATCTATGAAAGTACCCAAATCTTTAATTCCTTTTAGGAAAAAATTGTCTGATAAATATAGAGAAAAAAGAGATCAAACAATTCAAAAAAAAATTCAACCCGAAATAGAAAAAATTGTTGAACTTGATTTGACTCCATATGAAAAGCGTGTAATGCAAAATGCTATAGGATCCATTCCTAAAGTTTATGAAGAAATGTGTCATGTTCCATTAATCATTTCAGGTTTTAAAATTCCTAACAAAATTATTGAACAATTAGTTAGCAGTATTGATATCTTTCCAACTATTGCTGAAATTGTAAATATGCCAAAAAATAATGGAAAAATTCATGGACAAAGTCTTCTCCCACTTATTAATGACAAAACAATAGAAGAAAGACCAGTATATATTGAAAGTGATATTGATTCATCATCAAAAACTAATGTAATAGGAATACGAACTTCCAAATACAAGTATTTCAGGAGTGGTGATTCTTCTACTGTTAATCAACATCTTTATGATCTTCAAACTGATGCATTAGAAGAAAATAACATTGCAAATGAAAATCCCAAAACTGTTGAAGACATGGAAAGTATTTTGCAAAAATTAAAAAATAATTCTTACATGCAAAGTGATCAAAAACAAATAGATGAAGATAAAAGGAAAAAAATTCAAGAAGAATTAAAGAAGCTTGGGTATATCTCTTGAAATTTAAAAATTAAATTTACTATTCAATTTTTATTATAACTTAATATGTAAAAATTCATATTTAATTAATTTCCTTTATAAAAATATCTTAAAACATTCTTAACCATTAGTCTTGTTGTTGTTATTATGATTGGATGTATTATTCAGGCACGAATTGGCTCTAGTAGACTTCCCGGAAAAACTTTGATGAAACTAGACAAAAAAAATACAGTTTTGGATTTTGTAATAAATCAACTTTCATACAGTAAATTAATAGAGACAATTGTTATTGCAACTACCGATCTCAAAGAAGATGACGTTATTGAAATTTTTGCCAAAAATTTGAACATAAATATTTTTAGAGGAAACTCAAACGATGTAGTTGATAGATATTTTCAGTGTGCAAAAAAATTTTCGATAGATACTATTGTAAGAATTACTGCAGATAATCCATTAATTGATCCAAATATTATTGATTTAGTCATAGATGAATATTGTGATAAAAAATGTGATTTTGCAACAAATACATTACATAGAACATTTCCATATGGTACAGAAGTTGAAGTTTTTTCTTTTGAAGTTATTGAAAAAACATGGTTCAATGCCAAAAAGCCTTCAGAACGGGAACATGTTACACCATTTATTAGAGATCCACAAAACAAATTCTATTTAGTAAATGTAGAAAACTATGAGGATCTCTCAAAGATAAGATATACTGTTGATAGAAGAGAAGATCTTAAACTTATAAAAGAAATTATAAAAAATATTAACACAAAACCAATTTTACTGAAACATATAATTGAACTGTATCAAACTAAACCCAACATCTTTAAAATCAATGAAAATGTTAAACATGATGGTTATATCACATCTTTAAAAAAAGATCAACAATATTTTAAATCTCATAATGAGGATAATTCTTAATGTCAAAAATAAAACTATTTGATCCTTTCTTGGATGGTTCTGAAAAAAATGCCATTAATCAGGTATTAGATAGTCATTTTTGGGCATCAGGTGCGGGTACTGGTTATGTAGGAAAATTTGAAGAAAAATTCTCAAAATATGTTGGCTCTAAAAATAGTATTGCAGTAAATAGCGGAACGGCTGCACTAAATCTTGCATTATCTATGTTTGATATAAAAAATAAAGAAGTCATTTTACCCTCATTATCATTTGTATCTACAGCTCATGCTGTAATTCTAAATGGAGGAATTCCTATTTTTGCAGATATTGATTCACAAACTCTTTGCATAGATCCTATTCAAATAAAAAAACTAATTTCCAAAAAAACTAAGATAATTCTCCCAGTTCATTTTGCAGGATTACCCGCCAATTTATATGAAATAAAAAAAATTTGTAAAGAAAATAATCTTTATTTGATTGAAGATGCAGCACATGCTTCTGGTTCATCTTATCAAAATAAAAAAATTGGACGTCATGGAGATTTAGTTTGTTTTAGTTTTCACCCTGTAAAAAATTTAGCAATGCCGACTGGTGGCTTAATTTCTATTAATACAAAAAATTATAAAAAAATTAGTACCATTTTAAAAGAAAAACGTTGGTGTGGAATTAGTAATAGGAAAGGAATTACTTATGATGTAAAAAATGTAGGTTGGAACTATTATATGAATGAGTTTTCTGCAGCTATAGGAATCGAACAATTAAAAAAATTAGATAATCTAAATAATGTTAGGAAAAAAATTGCAAAATTATATAACAAAAAAATTAATCTAGAACATAAAATGATGTATGATGAAAATTCCTCTTACCACATTTTCTGGATACGAGTAAAAAAAAGAAATCAATTCAGGAAAAAAATGAGTAATGTTGGAATAGAAACAGGAATTCATTATAAGCCCATTCATACTTTTTCAATGTACGCAAAAAACAACACACTTCCAATAACAGAAAAAATTGCAAACGAAATAGTATCAATTCCTATTCATCCAAACTTGTCAGATGATGAAATTGAAAAAATTATTAACAGCGTAAATAAATTCTCATAATTTTAGAAATTAGCTTTTTCTAAAATTCTAATATGTGATACTAATTCTGACAGTTGTTTTGTATCGATAGATGTTGAAGCGTCTGGACCTTTAGAATTTTCCAGTTTAACATGTTTTTCAATTAAAATATGCTTAGTTTGTCTTTGTTTTTTTAAGATTGTAAAAAGAATGGCTGCAGTATTTCCTAAAGTATGATCAGAAAATCCATCAAAAGAAACAGCTTTCTTCCAATCAATTTTATTAAATTTTAACGGATAATCGGATATACAGTAACAAAAAGTTGTTTTATTT
This genomic window from Nitrosopumilus ureiphilus contains:
- a CDS encoding class I SAM-dependent methyltransferase — translated: MTKFINDSYLKLPVFQCKKCNLYVTGESEIEIEEKTKSIYLEKHWGQNNLWDATNAIKNNYTDIDSQGKRRHWISQYKYCKPYITNKKNILEIGAGQGQATFWFDNEGFSVTSIEPDENNVELINKKLKNSHCIVGTAENFQINEKFDVIWMSHVLEHIIKPVQFFENIRRNLKNEGIFFIEVPNCENDSMLNSSIFLVPHTFHFSKNSLANLAKKSGFKVVKSDYFRPATKLEGIVNKLTRSRLKKFQYYPRIPTNNKKGKFLRLLLKM
- a CDS encoding class I SAM-dependent methyltransferase — protein: MEENTEKKWWELIRNGELATALEMFPKKKNLEVLEIGGRDGFQAELISKNGYNVTSIDIKPLFPQFFPVQKGDINKLNFKENSFDIIFSSNMLQEIVSIKEAFNEMKRVLKKDGVIIHIVPSSWWSLITNFWHYCLIPKYLIKSKKFQSIFNSDIKMENTNKNISKEKEVNSAEKNLKRLFFHPLGANTSFIHEIIYFSNFYWKELFRHNGFEIICKKNCPFFYSGYAVFKFKFLNFRKLFAKYFPSCYCFVLTQNSSL
- a CDS encoding sulfatase family protein: MKPNILFIVIDSFSAKKCFGKNKTSITPNIDNLIKQGTYFSQTISASSSTVLSFGSIFTGLYPFESVIRENNYFKIDPKKITYIENLIDFGYNAYATLPKIFTFVGLEKIFQREIETYDSFENLYNGVGEQILDSLNSKNLQEPWLYYLHLMDLHGTETSFLSDPPEEFSDKKFGINRYDRMVSAMDVWLGKILEKIDLEKTLIILTADHGADSASWTPEMEKFAQYNIENRKVESGTLHKISMKVPKSLIPFRKKLSDKYREKRDQTIQKKIQPEIEKIVELDLTPYEKRVMQNAIGSIPKVYEEMCHVPLIISGFKIPNKIIEQLVSSIDIFPTIAEIVNMPKNNGKIHGQSLLPLINDKTIEERPVYIESDIDSSSKTNVIGIRTSKYKYFRSGDSSTVNQHLYDLQTDALEENNIANENPKTVEDMESILQKLKNNSYMQSDQKQIDEDKRKKIQEELKKLGYIS
- a CDS encoding cytidylyltransferase domain-containing protein, with amino-acid sequence MIGCIIQARIGSSRLPGKTLMKLDKKNTVLDFVINQLSYSKLIETIVIATTDLKEDDVIEIFAKNLNINIFRGNSNDVVDRYFQCAKKFSIDTIVRITADNPLIDPNIIDLVIDEYCDKKCDFATNTLHRTFPYGTEVEVFSFEVIEKTWFNAKKPSEREHVTPFIRDPQNKFYLVNVENYEDLSKIRYTVDRREDLKLIKEIIKNINTKPILLKHIIELYQTKPNIFKINENVKHDGYITSLKKDQQYFKSHNEDNS
- a CDS encoding DegT/DnrJ/EryC1/StrS family aminotransferase, encoding MSKIKLFDPFLDGSEKNAINQVLDSHFWASGAGTGYVGKFEEKFSKYVGSKNSIAVNSGTAALNLALSMFDIKNKEVILPSLSFVSTAHAVILNGGIPIFADIDSQTLCIDPIQIKKLISKKTKIILPVHFAGLPANLYEIKKICKENNLYLIEDAAHASGSSYQNKKIGRHGDLVCFSFHPVKNLAMPTGGLISINTKNYKKISTILKEKRWCGISNRKGITYDVKNVGWNYYMNEFSAAIGIEQLKKLDNLNNVRKKIAKLYNKKINLEHKMMYDENSSYHIFWIRVKKRNQFRKKMSNVGIETGIHYKPIHTFSMYAKNNTLPITEKIANEIVSIPIHPNLSDDEIEKIINSVNKFS